The sequence CTCACCGGGCGTCGCGGCACCATCATCCTCGTCACGCGATCCGCCCGGAAGCCCATCTCCGGTGCACCGGGCGCTTAGGACGCGCAGGTTGTGCGGGCCAGCGGGCCAATGTTGGGGGGTTGCGGAACGAACGAGGAGCCGCACCGCTACCGCTCGATGGGGAACCAAACTGCCATCGCGCTGGCTGGTGCGGAGCCTCGTAGCAGGCGCCGGCGCAGCACCAGCGCCCCAGCTCCGGTGCCACACAACGCCGCAGAACGGCGAGGAGGGAGGACGCGTGCGGCTGCTCCGATCGAGGCAGCGTCCGCCGCGCCCCGGCTAGTAGCGTGTGGCGACACCACCGGAATCGGCGGGTGGAGGCTGTCGCCGGCAACCTCGCCTAAGCGTGGTGTACGGCATCGTCCCACGCCTTGGGTCGCCTCGAACGAGGTAGCCACGACCATGAGGCCGCGGCGGGCACGGCACAACGCAAGCGTGAACACGAACTGCAGGGAGGACTGAGACTGTGGAAAACGAACGCAGCGAGCGCAGACCAACGTCGTCGGAAGTGCGCCAACGCATCGGACCGGCTATTCGCCGGCTACGCCAGCAACAAGGGCTGTCACTCTCCGATCTTGCCGAGCGCACCGGCATCTCGGTGTCGTATCTCTCGCGCCTAGAGAAGGGCCGCAGCGTCCCGTCCTTCACGCTCCTCTCCCGGCTCGGCAACGAGCTTGGCGTCGACATCGGCTTCTTCGTTGAGACCGAGCGGGAAGCCCAGGACGTGGACCGCGCGCTCGAGGAGGAGCTCAGCAAGACCTCCATCCCAGAGGACGTCTGGCCCGAGATCTTCTCGCTGAGCATCGAAGCCCGGAAGGCGCTCCTCGACTACTTCGAAGCGCACGCCCGCGCCGGGAGCTGATAAGGACAGCGTGTCTCGACCGGGGTGTGCCCGCCGGCACGGCCCGGTCGAACCCCAATCGCGCACGATCGCACCGAGGACGCGCCTGGCGTGCTCGGTGCGTTGGTATGCGCCAGCGTCACCAGGCGTCATCGTCAGGATGGAAATCTCATGAGCGACACGCACGAGCGCTATATGCGCCTGGCCCTGGAGGAAGCGGCCAAGGCCAAGGCGGCCGGCAACGGCGCCTACGGCGCGGTGGTCGTCCGCGACGGGCAGGTGATCGCCACCGGGCGCAATGAAGCCACCACCACGAGCGACCCCACCGCTCATGCCGAAACGATCGCCGTGCGCAACGCCGGCATGGCGCTGGGCACGCTCGACCTGTCAGGCTGCACCCTCTACGCAACCTTCCAGCCATGCCCGATGTGCTGTGGGTCGATCCTGGTGAGCGGGATCAGCACGGTGGTCATCGGCGCGGTGCCAGACGACCCTGCCCAGACCCGCTGGCCCACCTACTCGGTCGATCGGCTGGTCGAGTGGCTCGGCTACCAGGACCGCGTCACCGTCATCACCGGCGTCCTCGCCGACGAGTGCCGGGCAATCCTCCAGCCATAACCCCGGCGCCGCCGGCACCGCCACCCGAGGGCGATCCGGAGGTCTGGAGACGACGACCCGGCAAGAACGATCTACGGCGGTGGCACGTGCCCGGGGGTAAACACCGGGCCCAGACCACGGCGCGGGGATCCTTTCGCCCCCGTCGGCGGGCATCGCCGTCTTGCCGCGGCGCGTCGGCTGCGGGCCCAGCCGCTAGTTCCCGGGCACGCTGGCCGGGACGACCGCGGACAGGGCCTCGCGCAGGTCGTCCATCAGGTCATCCACGTGCTCGATCCCGACCGAGAGCCGGATCAGGTTCGGCGCGATCTCGAAGCCGGAGCCGGCCAGGCTGGCGTGGGTCATCTGACCCGGGTGCTCGATGAGCGATTCGACACCCCCCAGGCTCTCAGCCAGGGTGAAGAGACGCGTGCGGCTGACCACGGTCCGCGCCGCCTCGTAGCCGCCCTGCACCGTGAACGACACCATGCCGCCGAAGCCACGCGGCATCTGCCGCCGCGCCACCAGGTGACCCGGGTGGTCCGGCAGGCCGGGGTAGAAGACCTGCTCAACCGCCGGGTGCTCGCGCAGCATCGCGGCGATCGCCATGCCGTTCGCGCTGTGCTCGCGCATGCGAACCGAGAGCGTCTTAATCCCGCGCAGCACCAGCCAGCAGTCGAACGGGCCGGGCACCGCGCCCGCCGCGTTCTGGTGGAACTTCAGCGTTTCGTAGATCTCGGGGTCGTTCCCCAGCACCGCGCCGCCGATCACGTCGCTGTGCCCGCCCAGGTACTTGGTGGTGCTGTGGAGCACCAGGTCGGCGCCCAGCGTCAGCGGCTGCTGCAGGTACGGCGAGGCGAAGGTGTTGTCGACCACCAGCCAGATGGACCGGTCCCCGATGACCTCCCGAATCCCGGCGATGTCGACGATCTTGAGGTACGGGTTGGTCGGCGTCTCGACCCAGATCATGCGCGTGTTCGGCTGGATGGCGCCCGCCACCGCGTCCAGATCGGTCAGATCGACCATCGAGAACGTGATGCCGTAGCGGGAGGCGACCCGCGCCGCCAGGCGGTAGGTGCCGCCATAGGCGTCGTCGGACAGGATCAAGTGGTCGCCGGGGTTGAGCAGGTACCAGGTGTTCTGGGTCGCCGCCAGGCCGGAGGCGTAGCACAGTCCCCAATCGGCCTGCTCCAGCGCGGCCAGCGCCGTCTGCAGCGCGCTGCGGGTCGGATTGTCGGTGCGGCCGTACTCGAACCCTTTGTGCTTGCCGACCTCCTCCTGGGCAAAGGTGGAGGTCTGGTAAATCGGCACGATCACCGCCCCGGTCGCCGGGTCCGGGTCCTGCCCCGCGTGGATGGCGAGGGTCTCGAACCGCAGGGTCGTCTCATCCTGCGCCATATGCATCCGAATCCTTTCGCGTGGTGCGGGGACGCCCCCGCACCCGTTGTATGCGTAATCCGTTCACTCTCCTCTCCCACAAACCCGCCCTGAGCGGCGCTGAAGGGTTGGGAGAGGCACGGGGGCGAGGGCAGTTCCCCTTACCCGCCGTTCTTCTGGTGCGCCACGAAGTCCAGCAGGTCGGCGCGGGTGATGATACCGACCAGCACCCCCTCCTCCTGCACCAGGACCGCCGGAGAACCGGCAGCCAGGAGCGGGAAGACGCGCTCGACCTCTTCCTTGACGTCCACCAGCGCGAAGGGCGGGTCCATCACCGTGCTAACCGGCTCGCGGATCGCCTCCGGGCGGCGGAAGACCTGGTCGAGCAGTGTTCGCTCTTGCAAGCTGCCGACCACACTGTGGACCTCGATCCGGCCGTCTCCGGTGCCGCCGGCCCGCACCACCGGCATCTGCGAGATGCGGTAGCGCCGCAGCAGGTCGATCGCCTCCTCAACCGTCTGGTCGACCGTCGCGGCGACCACGGCGGGGATCTCCGCATCTGCCTCACGCGCCAGCAAGGCCGCCACCCGCGACCCGTGTGCGAAGCGCGAGAGGAAGCCGTTCTCCCGCATCCAGTCGTCGTTGTAGACCTTCGAGAGGTAGCCCCGCCCGCTGTCGGGCAAGAGCACGACCACCAGCGACTCCGGGTCGTCCAGCCGAGCGGCGACCTGCAGCGCCGCCCAGACGGCCGTGCCCCCCGAGCCGCCGACCAGCAGGCCCTCCTCGCGCGTGACCCGGCGGGCGGTGAGGAACGAGTCCCGGTCGCTGACCTGGATGAACTCGTCGACGACCGCGCGGTCGAACGTGCCCGGCCAGAAATCCTCCCCGATACCCTCGACCTTGTAGGGCCGGATGTTGTCCGGGTCGGTGTAGATCGATCCCTCGGGATCGGCGCCGATGACCTTGATGTTCGGGTTCTGCTCCTTCAGGTAGCGGCCGACACCGCTGATGGTCCCGCCGGTGCCGACACCGGCCACGAAGTGGGTGACCTTGCCCTCAGTCTGCCGCCAGATCTCCGGTCCGGTCGTCTCATAGTGGGCACGGGGGTTGATCGGGTTGAAATACTGGTTGGGCTGGAATGCGCCGGGGATCTCGCGCGTCAGCCGGTCGGCCACGCTGTAGTAACTCTCGGGCGACTCGCGCGGCACGGCGGTCGGCGTGGTGACCACCTCGGCACCGTAGGCGCGCAGCAGCGCAACCTTCTCCTGCGACACCTTGTCCGGCATGACGAACACACAGCGGTAGCCCCGCACGGCGGCCGCCATCGCCAGGCCAACGCCCGTGTTGCCGCTGGTCGGTTCGACGATCGTACCGCCCGGCTTGAGCCAGCCCCGCCGCTCAGCCTCTTCAATCATGCGGAAGCCGATGCGGTCCTTGACGCTCCCGCCGGGATTGACGAACTCAACCTTGGCCACTACGGGGGTGGTGATCCCCTGCGTCACCCGGTTCAACCGGACCAGTGGCGTTTCACCGATGAGCGAGAGGACGTTTGGGTGAATCATCGTCGTTCGGCCCGAGCGGGCCACTCCCCCTTTCCGCACGACGGCTCGCCCACCGGCGTCCTGCCGCGAGGAAGCATCGCCTGGCGGGGTGAAGCCCCGCAGCGGCGATTCTAGCACGGGCGAACCGCCCACCCGGCTCCCCGGGAGCGCCGGCCTCGTGCCCGCTCCCGCGCTGTCTAGCTGTCTAAGAGAAGCGCAGGCGTCCTCGCCGCGAGAGCGGCCCTCACCCCCGACTCCTCTCCCAACGTTGGGAGACGGGTCGGGCAAGACGCCCGCGCTCACGATCCGGATCAGGACGCGCTGCCGTCCCCCTGGCCGCCCTTGATCTCTGCCCGCATGCGACGCCAGGCGGCGCGTGCTTCCTCGACAGAGGCTTCGTCCTCGATCGTCGAGACGTCGCCCGGGTCCTGATCCGCGATGACCGCTCGGAAGACGCGGCGCATGATCTTGCCACTGCGCGTCTTCGGCAGCATGCTGACGAAATTCAGCTCGCCGATGACCGCTACCGGCCCCAGCTCCTGGCGCACGGTGCCGAGCAGTTCGCTCTTGAGCAGCTCCGTCGGCTGCCAGCCCGGCTTGAGCGCGATAAAGGCCGAGATGACCTCACCGCGGACCGGATCCGGCCGCCCGGTCACGCCCGCCTCGGCGACGGCCGGGTGGCGCAGGAAGGCGCTCTCTACCTCCGCCGTGCCAATGCGGTGCCCGGCAATCTTGATGATCTCGTCGGCCCGGCCGGAGAACCAGACGTAGCCGTCCTCGTCGATCGCACCCGAGTCGCCGGTATAGTAGACCCCGGGGATGCGCCGCCAGTACTCATTAGCGTAGCGCTCCGGGTCGCCCCAGATCGTCGGCGTCAGTCCCGGGAACGGCCGCTCGATGACCACGATCCCCGGCTCGTCCGGCCCGCACCGCTCCCCCTCCGGCGTCATCACTGCGAGCGCGAAGCCGGGCAGCGGCACGCCGGCCGAGCCGGGCTTGATCGGCAGCATGCCGAGCCCATAGGGGTTGCCGACCACCGGCCCACCCGTCTCGGTCTGCCACCAGTGATCCAGCACCGGAACGCGGTCCTGGAAGACCTCCTTCTGCAGCCATTCCCAGGCGGGCGGGTTGAGCAGCTCCCCGGCGCAGAAGACCCGCTCGACCGACGATAGATCATGCGCCCGCGCCGGCTCGGTGCCATAGCGCATCAGCATCCGGGCCGCGGTCGGGGAGGTGAAAATGCCGGTGACCCGGTTCTCCTCGATGATCCGGTAGACGGTCTCCGGGCCGGGGTGGTCCAGGGCACCCTCGTAGGCGATGGTGGTGCACCCCACCAGGAGCGGCGCGTAGACGATGAAGCTGTGACCGACCACCCAGCCGATGTCGGAAGTAGACCACCAGATGTCGGTCGGCTTCATCCCAAAGCACCAGTCGGCGGTGCTGCGGATGCCGACCTGATAGGTCCCGTGGCTGTGCACCGCGAGCTTCGGGCTGGCGGTGGTCCCCGACGTGGCCAGGATGTACGCCGGCTCGTTCGCCTCCATCACCTCGTGCTCGGCGCTCTGCCCGGCTCCCAGGGCCAGGAATTCGTCCCAGTCGAGGTCGCGCCCGGGCTGCATGGCGGAGTCGTCCGTCCGCCGCAGCACCACCACGCGCTCGACCTGCCCATCGAGCGTGTCGAGCGCAGCGTCCACGATCGGCTTCAACGGGACGGTGCGCCCCTTGCGCCAGGTCGCGTCGGCGGCCAGGAGAACCCGTGCCCCGGCGAGCTGCAGCCGCTGGGCCAGCGCCCCGCTGCCGAACCCGGCGAAGACGACCAAATGGATCGCGCCGATGCGCGCGGTGGCGAGCATCGCGATGATCGCCTCGGCGCAGGTGGGCATGTAGATCCCGACCCGGTCGCCGCGGCGCACCCCCAGCCCGCGCAGGGCGGCCGCCACACGCTCAACCTCGTGCAGCAACTGCGCGTAGGTCAGGACACGCCGCTCGCCGCGTTCGTTCTCGGCGATCAGCGCCGCGTGCCCGCCCCAGCCGCGCCGGACATGGTAGTCGAGCGCGTTGTAGCACAGGTTCGTCTCTGCACCGAGGAACCAGCGGAAGCCGGGCGGATCCCAGGCGAACACCTGATCCCAGGTGCGGAACCAGGGAATCTGCTCAGCCGCGCGCGCCCAGAATCCTTCGTGGTCGTCGGCCGCCTCCTGCTGCCAACGGCGGACGATCGGGTTGACGACTTCCATCGCGCACCTCCCGCGGCCGTCGATCGGGTATGCTCCCGCCCCTCCGGAGCCAGGGGGCCGTCGCACCCCGGCAGTCCCTACAACCGATACCCAGGGTATCGCCAGTATCACCCTAACGGTCCGAGCCGGCAACTCCCACCGGCACGGGGTCACCCGGCGGCGGCGATGGGCTGGCCAGTGGCAGCGGCTGGTCGGCCGTCTGGCGAGGAACCGGTCGCGGGCGCGAGCGGCACGGTCACGGTCACGACGGTACCGCCCGTCTCCCCGCCGTCGATCCGGATCGACCCGTTGTGGCAGTCGACGATCCAGCGGGCGATGGCGAGGCCGAGGCCGGCGCCGGCGGCGCCGTTGGCGCGGGCTGCATCGCCCCGGTAAAAGCGGTCGAAGATGCGCTGGCGCTGCTCGGGCGGGATACCCGGCCCGGTGTCGCGCACGATGATCTCGGCTGCGTCGTCGCGGCGGTGGAGGCTGAGTTCCACTTCGCCACCGGGCGGGGTGTAGGTAAAGGCGTTGTCGAGCAGGATCAGGAGCAACTGCTTGAGCTGGTCGGCGTTCCCGACGACGTCGATCTCGCCCGCATTGTGGACGCGGAATATGTGCTCACCGGCGAGCGGGGCCACCACGCGCGCGGCGTCGGCCACGACCTGATCGAGGTGGATGACCTCCAGGTCGGGCCGCCAGCCGACGTCGGCACGCGCCAGGGTCAGCAGGTTCTCCACCAGCCGACCCATGCGCTCGGCCTCGTCGCGGATGTCGGCCAGGCCGTCGCGCAGGTCCGCGGGATCCCAGCGCTCAGCGTCGATCTGGCGCAGCAGGATCTCGGCGTTGCCGCGCAGCGCCGTGAGGGGCGTGCGCAGCTCGTGGGAGGCGTCGGAGACAAAGCGTCGCTCGGCGGAGAAGGCCTCCTCAAGGCGGTCGAGCATCTCATTGAAGGTCTCGGCCAGTTGCCGCACCTCATCCCGCGTGGGAGGCGGATCGATCCGCCGGCTCAGGTCGCCCTCGTCACCGATGTGCTGAGCCGTGTGGGTGATGCGCGTCAGCGGCCGCAGCGAGCGGCCCGCCAGGACGTAGGCACCGACGGCGGTCGCGACCAGCCCCATCCCGCCACAGACGGCCAGCAGCAGCCGAAGCTTGCTGAGCGTCTGGTACATCGGGGTGAGCGGCTCGGCCACCTGGAGCGTGACGACCGGCTCCTCCGTCGGGTAGGCAACGAGGAGCACGCTGAGGACGCGCACCGGGGCGCCGTGGAAGTGCACTGTGTAGTAGACCGGCTCGCCCCGCAGGTTGCGTTCGAGCACCGACGCGGGCAGCGGGATGTAGTCCTCGAGCTGAGGGGAGTTGAGGTAGAAGCTCCCATCCGGGAGGGTCAACTGCGAGTAGAGGCCGGGGAATGTCACCGGGTCGAGATCGGGCGGCGGGAAGGGGAAACTCGGCCCGTCCGGACCGACCCGGACCGCCCGCGACTGCTCGCGCACCTGGCGCGCGACCCGCGTCCAGGCTTCCGCCAGCCGGGCGTTGACCTCGCTACTGAGCGAACGCTGGAGGGTGAGGTAGACCCCTGCGCCCACCGCCACCAGGAGCACGGCCATCAGCGCGGTCGTCAAGAGCGCTATCCGGAATCGAACCGACATCGATGGCTCCTACGATGATTGCGACCCCGCGCGCTCCTCCGTCGGCAGGCGCAGGGCATAGCCGGCGCCGCGGACGGTCTGAAGCAGGCGCGGCTCACCGCCCGCTTCGAGGTGGCGCCGCAGATTGCTGACGTAGACCTCCAGCACGTTCGACTCGCCGGGGAAATCGTAGCCCCAGACCCGCTCCATGATGACGTCCCGCGTCAGCACCTGGTTCGGGTGCCGCATGAAGAGCAGCAGCAGCTCGTACTCGCGGGTCGTCAGCTCAATGCGGCGATCGCCCCGGTAGGCGAAGCGCGAGGTGGTGTCGAGCGTCAGGTCGGCGAAGCGGTAGACGCCGTCGTCAGCCGGTTCCTCGGCGCGGCGCCGCTCCTGGCGCCGCAGGAGTGCACGGACCCGTGCCAGCAACTCCTCGAACGCGAACGGCTTGATTAGATAGTCGTCGGCTCCGGCATCGAGACCGGCCACCCGGTCGGCCACCTCGTCCCGCGCCGTCAGCATCAGGATCGGCATCCCCTCGCCGGCCGCACGAATTCGGCGGCAGACTTCGAGGCCGTCGATGTCGCCCGGCAGCATGATGTCGAGGATGATGAGGTCCGGCGGGTCGTCGCGCACCGCATCCAGCGCGCGCGCTCCGGTGTCGGCCACCGTGACCCGGTAGCCCTCGAAGACCAGGCCGCGGCGCAGGAACGATGCAATCGCGCGCTCGTCCTCGACGACCAGGATGTGCTGCTCCTGCGCCATTCCGTTCCGCCTCCCTCCATCAGAGGTGCAGCAGCGACCGGAAATGGCTCTCGGCCTCGTACGGCCCCACGATCGCCAGGTTCAGTAGGTCGGGTCGGAAGAGTTCGGTCGCCAACTCCTGGATCTGCTCGGCCGTGACGGCGTCGATCCGCGCCATGACCTCCTCCGGGGTGAGGATCTCGCCGAAGACGGCCTCCTGGCTCCCGACCCAGGCGGCAACGGCGCGGCTGTCCTCCAGCCCCATTACGATCCGACCCCGGCGCAGCTCCTTGGTGCGCTCCAGCTCGTCCGCCGGCACCGGCTCCCGGCGCAACTTGTCGAACTCGCGCAGGATCGCCTCGATGGTCTGCTCGACCCGCGCCGGGTCGGTCCCGGCATAGACGACGCCCTGGCCCACGTCGGCGTACTCGCGGAAGTACCCATAGACCTCGTAGACCAGCCCCAGCCGCTCCCGGATCTCCTGGAACAGGCGCGAGCTCATCCCGGAGCTGAGCACGGCGTCGATCATCTCCTGAACGTAGCGCCGGTCGTCGGTGTAGGGAAGCGCCGGGACGGCGACGCACAGGTGCGCCTGCTCGGTCGGACGGGTGAGCAGCCGCACGCGCGGCTCCTGCTGCCGCACCTCGGCCTGGACGAAGGTATTGACGTCGCTGGCGGGGAGATCGCCGAAGTACTGCTCGGCCAGCTCCACGACCTGCTCGTGGTGGATATCGCCTGCGGCCGCGATGACCAACCGGTCGGGCCGGTACTGGGTGCGCAGGTAGGTGATGAGGTCCTCGCGCGAGATCGCGCTCACGGTGTCGACACTGCCGATGACCGGGCGACCGACCGACTGCCCGTCCCAGACCAGCTCGTCGATGACGTCGTGGATCAGGTCGTCAGGCGTGTCGTGGATCCCGCGGATCTCCTCGATGATGACGAAGCGCTCCTTCTCCAGCTCTTCGGGGTCGAAGGTGGAGTGGCGCAGCATGTCCGCCAGTACGTCGAAGGCCCGCGCCAGGTGCGCGCTCGGGACCTTGACCCAGTAGTTGGTGCTCTCGCGGCTGGTGGCGGCGTTGAGGATGCCGCCGACGCCCTCGATCTCCTGGGTCAACATGATCGGATCGGGGCGACGCTCGGTCCCCTTGAAGACCATGTGCTCCAGGAAGTGCGAGATGCCCGCCTGGTCGTCGGACTCGTAGCGAGAGCCGACGCGGAAGTAGAGAATCAGCGTTGCGGAGCGAACGTGGTCCATCCGGCTGGTAACAACCCGGACGCCGTTCGGTAGAACCGTCTTCTGGTACAACGTTTCCCTCACTCTGAGGATACAGATCCGAAGTGTCGCCGAGGCACGCTCACGCGGTGGTGCCCGCCCCCGTGCCTGGCACGCGGCGCGCCATCTCCACGGCTAGGCGCAGCGCCGCCTCGGCGGTGCGTGCGATGTTGCTGGCGCGATCGCCGTCCCAGCGATGCTCCTCGCAGGCCTCACCCGCAGGTGTCACGCAGGCGATGTAGACCAGGCCGACCGGCTTGGTCGGCGTAGCCCCACCCGGTCCGGCGATGCCCGTCGTCGAGACGCCGATGTCGGCGCCGGTCGTGGCGCGGACGCCGCGGGCCATCGCCAGCGCGCACTCGCGGCTGACCGCTCCGTGCTGCTCGAGCACCTCCCGCGGCACGTGGAGGAGGCGCTCCTTCAGGTCGTTGCTGTAGGACACGATGCCGCCGACGAAGTAGGCCGAACTCCCTGGCACCGTGGTGATCCGGTGGGCGACCAAGCCGCCGGTGCACGACTCGGCGGTCGCGATCGTCAACTCCTGCCGAGTGAGGATGTCTGCAAGCTGTTGTTCCATCGTACGCGCGGCCACCCGGGCCACCCTTCCCCACATCGCGGGACTCGATCACGTCTTTGAAGTATAGCAGGCGGGTCCAGATGACCCAGCGCCCGAGGAGCGCCGGCTACCCGCCAGCCTCCGCGCGGTCGCTCCGAGAGCGACGAGAGGTGGCCGACAGCCGACGCTCCTGATCGCGGCATCAGCCCAACCAGCCGGCCGGCTCGTAGAGGGCGTTGCGCAGGGCCGCCCAGAGGGTTTGGTACTGCTGCCACGGGTCATCCCCGGGCACGAGGAGGGTGACCGGACCGAGGCGCTCGACCCCGGCGACGCGCGCGGCGCGGTCGCACTGCTGCATCGTGAGGAAGTCCACCTCCAGCCGGAGCGGCCGCTCCGGCGCGTAGACCCGTGCCCGGCTCAGATTGCTCAGCGCCCGAGCAGCGGCTTCCCGGATCTCCGGCCCCGTCGCTGCCGGGGGGCGGCAGATCGCGGCGTTGCGCCCACGCGCTTCCTTCACCGCCACCGTCTCGATGTCGTCGCCCAGGAACGCGCGCGCCTCGGCCACGGTCGCGGTGTCACCGGTGACCATGATGACCGGGATGCCGAAGGAGCCGAGGATGGCGGCGTTCAGGCCGGTCTCGCCGTGCGGGCGGCCGTTGATGCGCAGTTCGGCCACCGCCGCCCCGGCGATGGTGTGCGGGTGCACGGCACGCGGCGTCTTCGCCATCGCGTGGTAGCCGATGAACACGGCGGCGTCGAAGCGCTCGCTGTCGGCACCTTCGAGCTGGCAGGCGTCACGCGCCTCCCCGGCGCCGGTCATCAGCCGCGCCGCGGGGTGGAGGTCCTCGATCAGGATGTTGCGCATCGGACCGTGCCCGTCGCTGACGAGGATGTCCGTCGCACCCGCCTGGATCAGCCCCTCGATCGCGGCGTTCGCGTCGCCGGTCATCAGCTTGCGGCCGCGGTCGTACTCCCGCTCGGTCGACATCATCATGTCGCCGTGGACCACACCGGTGATCCCCTCGATGTCGACCGACATGTACACCTTCATTGCCCAACCTCCCCTATCGGACCATCATCGGCGAGAGCGGCTCTCGCACCGGCCCATCTTCCGACGCCAGGGGTGGGGTGACAAGTATCCGGTCGGGGAGTGCTAGGCGATCACCCGGCGGGCTGGCAATCGGCCGACCGGAGCGGCAGGCGGACGGTGAAGGTCGAGCCGCGGTTGGGCTCGCTGTCGACCCAGATGCGACCGCCATGGGACTCGACGATCCCCTTGGCGATGAAGAGGCCCAACCCACTGCCGACCAGGGTGGTCTCGCCGACACGGGAGAACGGCTGGAACAGCCGCGTCTGCTGATCGTCGGACAGGCCGGGGCCCTGATCGCTGATGGTGAGGATCGCCGACCCTGCCTCCTCGCGGAGGGAGGCGCGCACCTCACCGCCGTCGGGGGAGTACTTGACGGCGTTGTCGATGAGGTTGGCGACGACCTGCGCGATCCGCTCGCGATCCCAGCAGCCGGTCAGTTGCTCCGGGGCATCGAGGTGCAACCGGTGCTGCCCCCCGCTAACAAGTTGGGCCTCGACCACCTCGCGGACGACCGCAACCAGATCGACCGGGGCCGGCTGGAGCTTGAACTCGCCGACCCCGAGGCGGGCGGCGTCGTGGAGGTCCGTGGTGATCCGGCGCGTGCGC is a genomic window of Sphaerobacter thermophilus DSM 20745 containing:
- a CDS encoding CinA family protein, with protein sequence MAARTMEQQLADILTRQELTIATAESCTGGLVAHRITTVPGSSAYFVGGIVSYSNDLKERLLHVPREVLEQHGAVSRECALAMARGVRATTGADIGVSTTGIAGPGGATPTKPVGLVYIACVTPAGEACEEHRWDGDRASNIARTAEAALRLAVEMARRVPGTGAGTTA
- a CDS encoding M55 family metallopeptidase, which produces MKVYMSVDIEGITGVVHGDMMMSTEREYDRGRKLMTGDANAAIEGLIQAGATDILVSDGHGPMRNILIEDLHPAARLMTGAGEARDACQLEGADSERFDAAVFIGYHAMAKTPRAVHPHTIAGAAVAELRINGRPHGETGLNAAILGSFGIPVIMVTGDTATVAEARAFLGDDIETVAVKEARGRNAAICRPPAATGPEIREAAARALSNLSRARVYAPERPLRLEVDFLTMQQCDRAARVAGVERLGPVTLLVPGDDPWQQYQTLWAALRNALYEPAGWLG